The Paeniglutamicibacter sulfureus genome includes a region encoding these proteins:
- a CDS encoding helix-turn-helix domain-containing protein — translation MVDLESFEEAHYLTVAEVALAMRVSKMTVYRLVHGGELPAVRFGRSYRVPAQAVKDYLIAEPHAAAPVRLSASN, via the coding sequence ATGGTTGACTTAGAAAGTTTCGAGGAAGCCCACTACCTGACTGTCGCCGAGGTCGCTTTGGCCATGCGCGTCTCAAAAATGACTGTGTACCGTCTGGTGCACGGAGGGGAACTGCCGGCGGTGCGTTTCGGCCGGTCCTACCGGGTTCCCGCCCAGGCCGTGAAGGACTACCTCATCGCCGAGCCGCACGCGGCGGCACCGGTGCGCCTTTCCGCCTCGAACTAG
- the csrA gene encoding carbon storage regulator CsrA, giving the protein MLVLTRKVGEQVLIGEDIVVTVLDVKGDSIKIGFDAPRGIKIQRAEMIAAVTEANQQAAAAATEDAEARLKALFPASPKPAAPDAPRA; this is encoded by the coding sequence GTGCTGGTACTTACGCGGAAGGTCGGAGAACAGGTCCTGATTGGCGAGGACATCGTGGTGACTGTCCTGGATGTCAAAGGCGATTCGATCAAGATCGGCTTCGACGCGCCCCGCGGCATCAAGATCCAGCGGGCCGAGATGATCGCCGCCGTGACCGAGGCCAACCAGCAGGCCGCCGCAGCCGCCACCGAGGACGCCGAGGCCCGGCTGAAAGCCCTTTTCCCCGCTTCGCCCAAGCCCGCCGCACCGGATGCGCCGAGGGCGTAG
- a CDS encoding response regulator, with amino-acid sequence MTIRVLIADDQELVRTGLGMILDAQPDIDVVGQASDGIEAVALARRLQPDVCLFDIRMPRQDGIEATRAIAGPGVENPLAVVIITTFDLDEYVYAALRAGAKGFLLKDAGADLLGQAVRAAASGDALIAPNVTVRLLEAFADAAPAAAPAQPVEPLTEREEQVLAAVARGLGNNEIASELYITLSTVKTHVASLMAKLGARNRVEIAIWAYQTKRSPRRPGATPTGR; translated from the coding sequence ATGACGATTCGCGTGCTCATCGCCGACGACCAGGAGTTGGTGCGCACCGGCCTTGGCATGATCCTCGATGCGCAGCCCGACATTGACGTCGTGGGGCAGGCATCCGATGGCATCGAGGCGGTGGCGCTCGCTCGCCGTCTTCAACCGGATGTCTGCCTGTTCGACATTCGGATGCCCCGTCAGGACGGCATCGAGGCCACCCGTGCCATCGCCGGACCGGGCGTGGAGAATCCCCTGGCGGTTGTCATCATCACGACGTTCGACCTCGACGAGTACGTCTATGCGGCCCTGCGGGCCGGGGCCAAGGGCTTCCTGCTGAAGGATGCCGGTGCGGATTTGCTTGGGCAGGCGGTGCGTGCCGCCGCCAGCGGCGATGCGCTGATCGCCCCCAATGTGACGGTGCGATTGCTCGAGGCGTTCGCGGATGCGGCGCCGGCGGCTGCCCCCGCCCAACCGGTCGAGCCGCTCACCGAACGGGAGGAGCAGGTGCTGGCGGCCGTTGCCCGCGGGCTGGGCAACAACGAGATCGCGAGCGAGCTGTACATCACCCTGAGCACCGTGAAAACCCACGTCGCCAGCCTGATGGCGAAGCTCGGTGCCCGAAACCGAGTCGAGATCGCGATTTGGGCGTACCAGACCAAGCGGAGCCCGCGTCGGCCAGGAGCCACGCCGACAGGGCGTTAG
- the groL gene encoding chaperonin GroEL (60 kDa chaperone family; promotes refolding of misfolded polypeptides especially under stressful conditions; forms two stacked rings of heptamers to form a barrel-shaped 14mer; ends can be capped by GroES; misfolded proteins enter the barrel where they are refolded when GroES binds), producing MAKQLAFNEEARRALEAGIDKLANTVKVTLGPRGRNVVLAKAWGAPTITNDGVTIAREVELEDAYENLGAQLAKEVATKTNDVAGDGTTTATVLAQAFVKEGLRNVAAGAAPGEIKRGIEVAVEAVAQRLKDNAVPVEGKQVANVAAISAQNEEIGELLAKAFETVGTDGVITIEESSTTATELVVTEGMQFDKGYLSPQFVTDPERQEAVLEDALILVNSGKISTVAEFLPLLEKVLAAGKPLFIIAEDIEGEALSTLVVNKIRGTLNAVAVKAPGFGDRRKAMLQDIAILTGAQVVSPDLGLQLDQVGLEVLGTARRITITKDSTTIVDGAGTVEDVNDRVSQLKAELTRTDSEWDREKLNERLAKLSGGIGVIKVGAATEVELKERKARIEDAVSSTRAALEEGIVAGGGTALVDALAVLDTDPAVLALTGDAVAGVGIARRALVQPLRWIAQNAGFDGYVVTAKVSESPANEGFNALTGVYENLINAGVIDPVKVTRSALRNAASIAALVLTTETLVAEKPAADPDSHAGHNH from the coding sequence ATGGCAAAGCAGCTAGCTTTTAACGAAGAGGCGCGACGCGCCCTCGAAGCGGGCATTGATAAGCTCGCAAACACCGTCAAGGTGACCCTCGGCCCGCGCGGCCGCAACGTGGTGCTGGCAAAGGCCTGGGGCGCACCGACCATCACCAACGATGGCGTGACCATCGCCCGTGAGGTCGAGCTGGAAGACGCCTACGAGAACCTTGGCGCGCAGCTGGCCAAGGAAGTAGCCACCAAGACCAACGACGTTGCAGGCGACGGCACCACCACCGCCACCGTGCTCGCACAGGCTTTCGTCAAGGAGGGCCTGCGCAACGTTGCCGCGGGCGCCGCCCCGGGCGAAATCAAGCGCGGCATCGAAGTTGCCGTTGAGGCAGTTGCGCAGCGCCTGAAGGACAACGCCGTTCCGGTCGAGGGCAAGCAGGTCGCCAACGTCGCGGCCATCTCCGCACAGAACGAGGAAATCGGCGAGCTCTTGGCCAAGGCCTTCGAGACCGTTGGCACCGATGGCGTCATCACCATCGAGGAATCCTCCACGACCGCCACCGAGCTGGTTGTCACCGAGGGCATGCAGTTCGACAAGGGCTACCTGTCCCCGCAGTTCGTCACCGACCCGGAGCGCCAGGAGGCCGTCCTGGAGGACGCGCTGATCCTGGTCAACTCCGGCAAGATCTCCACGGTTGCAGAGTTCCTGCCGCTGCTGGAAAAGGTGCTGGCCGCCGGCAAGCCGCTGTTCATCATCGCCGAGGACATCGAGGGCGAAGCCCTCTCCACCCTCGTCGTGAACAAGATCCGCGGCACCCTGAACGCCGTGGCCGTCAAGGCCCCCGGCTTCGGCGACCGCCGCAAGGCCATGCTGCAGGACATTGCCATCCTCACCGGCGCACAGGTTGTCTCCCCGGACCTGGGGCTGCAGCTGGACCAGGTCGGCCTCGAGGTGCTGGGTACGGCTCGCCGCATCACCATCACCAAGGACTCGACCACCATCGTTGACGGTGCAGGCACGGTCGAGGACGTCAATGACCGTGTCTCGCAGCTGAAGGCCGAACTGACCCGCACCGATTCCGAGTGGGACCGCGAGAAGCTCAACGAGCGCCTCGCCAAGCTCTCGGGCGGCATCGGCGTGATCAAGGTCGGCGCAGCCACCGAGGTCGAGCTGAAGGAACGCAAGGCACGCATCGAAGATGCCGTCTCCTCCACCCGCGCCGCCCTCGAAGAGGGAATCGTTGCCGGCGGCGGCACCGCATTGGTTGACGCCCTTGCCGTGCTGGACACCGACCCCGCCGTGCTCGCCCTCACCGGCGACGCCGTTGCAGGTGTCGGCATTGCCCGCCGCGCCCTGGTCCAGCCGCTGCGCTGGATTGCCCAGAACGCCGGCTTCGACGGCTACGTCGTCACCGCCAAGGTTTCCGAATCACCGGCCAACGAGGGCTTCAACGCCCTGACCGGCGTGTACGAGAACCTGATCAACGCCGGCGTCATCGACCCGGTCAAGGTCACTCGTTCGGCGCTGCGCAACGCTGCATCGATCGCCGCCCTGGTGCTCACCACCGAAACCCTGGTCGCCGAAAAGCCGGCCGCGGATCCGGACTCGCACGCAGGACACAACCACTAA
- a CDS encoding Ig-like domain-containing protein, with translation MFQKTRTIRTGKRDLKRTRSSVLAGAASAALLAAALVPLAGTAASANTAGNGPVDPQNGFPTWFSDGTAKLQLCYTAGTGCLMEPPNPDLPASYPDNFPDEAFWFAAEASGGNLRLYEAALEAAHANEIVQDGDQMGFGRLRFIIENIVAGQQYTVTHPYGVNTFTAEADPKVGGRIKVTLDSGACAPSLASPCNWGQVGAAFLGDYTTGSTATFLRQVGAAPGTLGDINTARAVTGAPSGNNFVTVTGPNAGGPGIDTLTVSTFTVQGLLYQGDDGAPSTPDLAAASDTGRSTTDNITRTNLPTLTGTATAGSTVELLVDGATVPAVSGVATGGNYSLRVPTALANGVHKFQARIANPLVATDPAAPPYLTSPTLTATVDTVAPVSSVVAPFPSTPTLDNTPTLNTAVNEARSTLECRLLPSNPDWEAGCPAAKTYDAQVNGTYVFEVRASDAAGNTGIAATRTVRIGPADTVAPAISSRGPGTNATNVNTASNVSAVFSEFVQGVSATTFTLKNPAGTTIPAAVTYDQATRRATLNPTANLALNTVYTARITGGASAVRDLAGIALPTTTWTFTTNAAPTVTVRTPASGAKSVAVAGNVSTTFSEPVTGVGATTFTLKNAATGAAIPSAVSYNATTRVATLNPTANLAADTRYTAVLTGGTTAIRDAQGAPLATHSWTFTTGPAPVVSARVPAVNATAIRRANNITVTFSEAVLGVGTTTLNLRNATTGAVVSATVTRNGTTNQWILNPAASLAANTRYTVRAFGGATLIRDAATNPLVSTNWSFTTGAS, from the coding sequence ATGTTTCAGAAGACCCGCACCATAAGGACGGGAAAGCGCGACCTCAAAAGAACCCGGTCCTCGGTGTTGGCAGGTGCGGCGTCCGCGGCACTGCTCGCAGCGGCACTGGTTCCGTTGGCAGGAACCGCAGCATCCGCCAACACCGCAGGCAACGGACCGGTCGATCCACAAAATGGCTTCCCGACCTGGTTCTCCGACGGCACCGCGAAACTGCAGCTGTGCTACACGGCCGGCACCGGCTGCCTGATGGAACCACCGAATCCCGATCTTCCGGCGTCCTACCCGGACAACTTCCCCGATGAGGCATTCTGGTTCGCCGCGGAAGCCAGCGGCGGGAACCTGCGCCTCTACGAGGCAGCCCTGGAGGCAGCGCATGCCAACGAGATCGTCCAGGACGGGGACCAGATGGGCTTTGGCCGGCTACGCTTCATCATCGAGAACATCGTCGCGGGCCAACAATACACCGTGACGCACCCCTACGGGGTGAACACCTTCACCGCCGAAGCCGACCCCAAGGTCGGCGGGCGCATCAAGGTCACCCTGGATTCGGGCGCCTGCGCCCCGTCCCTTGCCTCCCCGTGCAACTGGGGCCAGGTGGGCGCTGCATTCCTGGGCGACTACACCACGGGCAGCACCGCGACCTTCCTGCGCCAGGTCGGTGCGGCACCCGGAACCCTGGGCGACATCAACACCGCCCGCGCGGTAACCGGGGCACCCTCGGGCAATAACTTCGTGACCGTCACCGGCCCCAACGCCGGCGGGCCTGGCATCGACACGTTGACGGTGAGCACCTTTACCGTCCAGGGCCTGCTCTACCAGGGAGACGACGGGGCGCCGAGCACCCCCGACCTGGCAGCGGCCAGCGACACGGGCAGATCAACCACTGACAACATCACCCGCACCAACCTTCCCACCCTCACGGGAACCGCCACCGCCGGATCCACCGTGGAACTCCTCGTTGACGGTGCCACCGTCCCGGCCGTGAGCGGTGTCGCCACCGGCGGCAACTACTCCTTGCGCGTGCCTACGGCGTTGGCCAACGGCGTGCATAAATTCCAGGCCCGGATCGCCAACCCTCTGGTTGCCACCGACCCCGCAGCGCCGCCATACCTGACCTCGCCTACACTCACCGCGACGGTGGACACCGTGGCACCGGTCTCCTCCGTGGTCGCACCATTCCCCTCGACCCCCACACTGGATAACACTCCGACCCTGAACACGGCGGTCAATGAGGCACGGTCGACCCTCGAATGCCGGTTGCTCCCGAGCAATCCCGACTGGGAAGCAGGTTGCCCGGCGGCGAAGACCTACGACGCACAGGTCAACGGAACCTACGTGTTTGAGGTGCGAGCCAGCGATGCCGCAGGCAACACCGGTATTGCCGCCACCCGCACGGTGCGGATCGGCCCTGCGGACACCGTCGCTCCCGCCATTTCCAGCCGCGGTCCGGGAACCAACGCTACGAACGTCAACACGGCCTCTAACGTTTCCGCGGTCTTCAGCGAGTTCGTCCAGGGAGTTTCCGCCACAACGTTCACCCTGAAGAACCCCGCCGGGACCACCATCCCTGCGGCCGTCACCTACGACCAGGCGACGCGCAGGGCCACGCTGAATCCGACGGCGAACCTCGCCCTCAACACCGTCTACACCGCTCGGATCACCGGGGGCGCGAGCGCAGTCCGCGACTTGGCGGGCATCGCACTACCCACCACCACGTGGACCTTCACCACGAACGCGGCCCCGACGGTCACCGTCCGCACACCGGCCTCGGGGGCAAAGTCCGTCGCCGTCGCCGGCAACGTCTCCACAACGTTCAGCGAACCCGTAACCGGGGTGGGAGCGACAACCTTCACCCTCAAAAACGCGGCGACCGGGGCAGCCATCCCATCCGCAGTCTCCTACAACGCGACCACGCGGGTAGCCACGTTGAACCCGACCGCGAACTTGGCCGCCGACACCAGATACACCGCGGTCCTCACCGGCGGCACCACAGCGATCCGCGACGCGCAGGGCGCCCCGCTGGCCACCCACAGCTGGACCTTCACCACCGGCCCCGCACCCGTGGTGTCTGCCAGGGTCCCGGCAGTCAACGCCACTGCCATCCGCAGGGCGAACAACATCACCGTCACCTTCAGTGAAGCGGTGTTGGGAGTCGGAACCACAACGCTGAACCTTCGCAACGCCACCACCGGTGCGGTGGTGTCGGCAACGGTGACGCGCAACGGAACCACCAACCAGTGGATCCTGAACCCTGCTGCCAGCTTGGCGGCCAACACCCGCTACACCGTCCGGGCGTTCGGCGGAGCGACATTGATACGCGACGCGGCCACCAATCCGCTGGTCTCGACTAACTGGTCATTCACGACCGGCGCGTCCTGA
- a CDS encoding N-acetyltransferase, whose protein sequence is MRVIENNREQCRYELYESGDLAGFVQYGMRENEMWVHYTQLKRRYRSEELIEELLLHVLNDVRRSRLAIMPFCLALRTLMDEKTEYAPLVPELWRQRFLGRSDPQRRPMGYVRFTGSPKRRSTAKECDTLPVPQSISRGHSSWTPPSPSDPRVNGAPANIPAT, encoded by the coding sequence ATGCGCGTGATCGAGAACAACCGGGAACAATGCCGCTACGAACTCTACGAGTCCGGCGACTTGGCGGGATTCGTGCAATACGGCATGCGTGAGAACGAAATGTGGGTGCACTACACCCAGCTCAAGCGCCGTTACCGGTCCGAAGAACTCATCGAGGAACTCCTCTTGCATGTCCTTAACGACGTACGGCGCAGCCGCCTGGCCATCATGCCGTTCTGCCTCGCCCTGCGAACCCTGATGGACGAGAAAACCGAATACGCCCCGCTGGTCCCCGAGCTGTGGAGGCAGCGCTTCCTGGGTCGAAGTGATCCGCAACGGCGGCCCATGGGCTACGTGCGCTTCACTGGATCCCCCAAGCGCCGCAGCACCGCCAAGGAATGCGACACGCTGCCGGTGCCGCAGTCCATCTCACGAGGCCATTCTTCCTGGACACCTCCATCGCCCTCCGACCCTCGGGTCAATGGGGCACCGGCCAATATTCCAGCCACCTGA
- the groES gene encoding co-chaperone GroES has protein sequence MSVSIKPLEDRIVVQPLEAETTTASGLVIPDSAKEKPQEGKVVAIGPGRVDDNGNRVPVDVAEGDVVIYSKYGGTEVKVGGDEYLVLSARDVLAIVVK, from the coding sequence ATGTCCGTCTCCATTAAGCCTCTCGAGGACCGCATTGTCGTCCAGCCGCTCGAAGCAGAAACCACCACTGCTTCCGGTCTGGTCATCCCTGATTCCGCCAAGGAAAAGCCGCAGGAAGGCAAAGTCGTGGCAATCGGCCCCGGCCGCGTCGATGACAACGGCAACCGCGTCCCCGTTGACGTAGCCGAAGGCGACGTCGTGATCTACTCCAAGTACGGCGGAACCGAAGTCAAGGTCGGCGGCGACGAGTACTTGGTGCTCTCGGCCCGCGACGTCCTGGCCATCGTCGTAAAGTAG
- a CDS encoding DUF2306 domain-containing protein: MTTETTNSRAQNGWPPKRRRAPWLAPAGLILLSLIPVIAGMFRVTELTSGGVITPDNARFFASPIPVITHIASATVYCLLGAFQFVPSLRRRRGWHRIAGGILIPAGLLAALSGLWMTAFYASPDGGSALLMVFRLSFGAAMAACIFLGIIALKRRDFSAHGAWMTRAYALGIAAGTQAVVFAFWILGVGPVNSLTDALLMGAAWVLNAAVAEFVIRRRAQMARAFPGPR, from the coding sequence ATGACAACTGAAACCACCAACAGCCGCGCTCAAAACGGTTGGCCGCCCAAACGCCGCAGAGCCCCGTGGCTGGCACCCGCCGGGCTGATTCTCCTCAGCCTCATACCGGTGATCGCCGGCATGTTCCGGGTCACCGAGCTGACCAGCGGCGGCGTCATCACCCCAGACAACGCCCGATTCTTCGCCTCGCCGATTCCGGTGATCACCCACATCGCCAGCGCCACGGTATATTGTCTGCTCGGTGCGTTCCAGTTCGTGCCGTCGCTTCGCCGCCGGCGCGGCTGGCATCGCATCGCCGGCGGCATCCTAATTCCCGCCGGCCTGCTCGCTGCCCTGTCCGGTTTGTGGATGACAGCTTTCTACGCATCGCCGGATGGCGGCAGCGCGCTGCTTATGGTCTTCCGGTTGTCCTTTGGCGCGGCCATGGCGGCTTGCATATTCCTTGGAATCATCGCGCTCAAGCGCCGGGACTTCAGCGCTCACGGCGCCTGGATGACCCGCGCCTATGCGCTTGGCATTGCGGCGGGAACCCAGGCCGTCGTGTTCGCGTTCTGGATCCTCGGCGTTGGGCCGGTCAACAGCCTGACCGATGCGCTACTCATGGGCGCAGCGTGGGTTCTCAACGCCGCAGTCGCCGAGTTCGTGATTCGCCGGCGCGCCCAGATGGCCCGCGCATTCCCAGGCCCCCGCTGA
- a CDS encoding TetR/AcrR family transcriptional regulator C-terminal domain-containing protein translates to MATLQNPWQGRTLPMESDHRMPENPTRDDAVPEQEQGPNQVPSGAPAPKRRERLTREIVLAAALRLVDDEGLEALTMRRLGKILDRDAMALYRYAPNRAALLDGISEMVLQELVIEPVDADWQSQLRKVAHGFRHLALAHPHVVPLLVTRPLSTPLGLRPLGTLRPLEQILALLIHAGFTPESALHIYRAYYGYIYGHILNELQEHIVDPEENEAILRLGLHRLPPKEFPQLRNLASVLADYDGAEELDQGITILLAGLEERLRPVTAPEPGRPA, encoded by the coding sequence ATGGCAACCCTGCAGAACCCCTGGCAGGGCCGCACACTACCCATGGAGTCCGATCACCGCATGCCCGAGAATCCGACCCGAGACGACGCAGTCCCGGAGCAAGAGCAGGGTCCGAACCAGGTGCCTTCCGGGGCGCCGGCCCCCAAGCGGCGAGAGCGGCTGACGCGTGAGATAGTGCTGGCTGCGGCCCTGCGCCTGGTGGACGACGAGGGCCTGGAAGCCCTGACCATGCGCCGGCTGGGAAAGATCCTTGATCGCGATGCGATGGCCCTCTACCGGTACGCACCCAACCGCGCCGCGTTGCTGGACGGCATCTCGGAAATGGTGCTCCAGGAACTGGTTATCGAACCCGTCGACGCCGACTGGCAGTCCCAGTTGCGCAAGGTCGCCCACGGGTTCCGGCACTTGGCCCTGGCCCACCCCCATGTGGTCCCGCTGTTGGTCACCCGGCCCCTGTCCACCCCGCTGGGCCTGCGCCCACTGGGAACGCTGCGCCCGCTGGAGCAGATCCTGGCGCTGCTCATCCATGCCGGGTTCACGCCTGAAAGTGCCCTGCACATCTACCGGGCCTATTACGGATATATCTACGGCCACATCCTGAACGAACTCCAGGAACACATCGTCGACCCAGAGGAAAATGAGGCCATCCTGCGGCTGGGCCTGCACCGGCTTCCGCCCAAGGAGTTTCCCCAGCTGCGCAACCTTGCCTCCGTCCTGGCCGACTACGACGGCGCCGAGGAACTTGATCAAGGCATCACCATCCTCTTAGCCGGACTCGAGGAGCGACTCCGCCCCGTCACCGCTCCCGAACCAGGACGGCCCGCCTAG
- a CDS encoding IS481 family transposase: MVHTRRRWTMGKNNLIIQSIVQGRLTPAQAAEHFGVSRRWVYELMRRHRAQGDEGLEPRSRRPLSSPQTTTGAVQERILALRRELTARGLDSGAQTIAWHLRREGLAVPAASTIHRILRAESLVADQPRKRPRASWHRFEAEQPNETWQSDFTHWTLADGSDVEILNFLDDHSRFLLYCTAHRPVTGPVVLEAFLQTADTHGFPGSTLTDNGLVYTARFAGGRGGLNGFERTLRDLGIVQKNGMPNHPQTQGKIERFHQTLKRWLATRDPAGTLEQLNTDLELFARIYNTERPHRALERRTPDQAYTARPKAIPQGHHAGQHYRVRTDRIDATGKVSLRHHGRLLHLGLGREGIGKSVTILVADNDATVFETGSGIILGEYALDATKDYQGKKKKPPEETEDQT, from the coding sequence ATCGTTCATACGCGGAGACGATGGACCATGGGAAAAAACAACCTCATCATCCAGTCCATCGTCCAGGGTCGCCTCACCCCCGCGCAGGCAGCCGAGCACTTCGGGGTCAGCCGGCGCTGGGTCTACGAATTGATGCGCCGGCACCGCGCTCAGGGGGACGAGGGGCTGGAACCACGATCCAGGCGCCCGCTCTCCAGCCCCCAAACCACCACTGGCGCCGTGCAGGAACGCATCCTGGCCCTGCGCCGCGAGCTGACGGCCAGGGGTCTTGACTCCGGGGCCCAGACCATCGCCTGGCACCTGCGCCGGGAAGGCCTCGCGGTGCCGGCGGCCTCCACCATCCACCGCATCCTGCGCGCCGAGTCCCTGGTGGCGGACCAGCCACGCAAGCGCCCGCGCGCTTCTTGGCACCGCTTCGAGGCCGAGCAACCCAACGAGACCTGGCAATCCGACTTCACCCACTGGACGCTGGCCGACGGCAGCGACGTGGAGATCCTGAACTTCCTGGACGACCACTCCCGCTTCCTGCTCTATTGCACGGCCCACCGGCCGGTGACCGGGCCCGTGGTGCTCGAAGCGTTCCTGCAGACCGCCGACACCCATGGATTCCCGGGTTCCACGCTGACCGACAACGGCCTGGTCTACACCGCCCGGTTCGCCGGGGGCCGGGGCGGGCTAAACGGCTTTGAGCGGACGCTGCGGGACCTGGGGATCGTGCAGAAGAACGGCATGCCCAACCACCCGCAAACCCAGGGGAAGATCGAGCGGTTCCACCAGACGCTCAAGCGCTGGCTGGCCACCCGGGACCCCGCGGGGACGCTGGAGCAGCTCAACACGGACCTGGAGCTCTTCGCCCGGATCTACAACACCGAGCGGCCCCACCGAGCGCTGGAGAGGCGAACCCCGGACCAGGCCTACACGGCCAGGCCAAAGGCCATCCCGCAGGGCCACCACGCGGGGCAGCACTACCGCGTGCGAACCGACAGGATCGATGCCACCGGCAAGGTCTCCCTGCGCCACCACGGCAGGCTGCTGCACCTGGGCCTGGGCCGGGAAGGCATCGGGAAGAGCGTCACGATTCTCGTGGCCGACAACGACGCCACCGTGTTCGAAACCGGCAGCGGAATAATTCTCGGCGAGTATGCCCTGGACGCCACCAAGGACTACCAAGGCAAAAAGAAAAAGCCCCCGGAAGAAACCGAAGACCAAACCTAA
- a CDS encoding sensor histidine kinase gives MLVALLEATLRTDLSQPLLAAIIVIGSAPTLLWRRTLPLPMLAIAHGAVAVATLLMGNSILYTSVYVIVPAYALFRWGKGRDLMLGSGILLANLVVSGLGGAPFADIVGEVGLTVIVVTLGVAFRYRARARMREIDRAKLLEREMLARDLHDTVAHHVSAIAIRAQAGLATASLKPEAATDALRVIEAEASKTLAEMRSMVRVLRQGDAPELEPELAPGRTIADVGQLANTAQVAGPGAAGPRVDVRITGDTQSIPPTVAGAIFRLAQESVTNARRHARGVSIIDVALEVDEGGVRLTVTNDGEAAPAATPGYGITGMMERTSLLGGTCHSGRAPGGGWVVTAVLPRVGWTT, from the coding sequence GTGCTTGTCGCACTGCTGGAGGCTACTCTCCGCACCGACCTCTCCCAACCCCTGCTAGCGGCGATCATCGTGATCGGCTCGGCCCCCACGCTGTTGTGGCGGCGGACCCTGCCACTGCCCATGCTCGCGATCGCGCACGGCGCCGTGGCAGTAGCGACCCTGCTGATGGGCAACTCGATCCTCTACACGAGCGTGTACGTCATCGTGCCGGCGTACGCACTGTTCCGATGGGGCAAAGGCCGAGACCTCATGCTCGGGTCCGGCATCCTTCTCGCCAACCTCGTGGTTTCCGGCCTGGGCGGTGCGCCTTTCGCCGACATCGTCGGAGAGGTCGGGTTGACCGTCATCGTGGTCACCCTCGGAGTTGCCTTCCGCTACCGGGCACGGGCAAGGATGCGGGAGATCGACCGCGCCAAGTTGCTGGAACGGGAAATGCTCGCCCGGGATTTGCACGACACGGTCGCCCACCACGTCTCCGCGATCGCCATCCGCGCCCAGGCCGGGCTGGCGACTGCCTCCCTGAAGCCGGAAGCGGCAACGGATGCGCTCCGCGTGATCGAGGCGGAAGCGTCCAAGACCCTTGCCGAGATGCGCTCGATGGTGCGCGTGCTGCGTCAGGGCGACGCGCCTGAACTGGAGCCTGAACTGGCTCCCGGCCGGACCATCGCCGACGTTGGGCAGCTCGCCAACACTGCGCAAGTGGCTGGCCCCGGGGCGGCCGGTCCGCGCGTCGATGTTCGCATAACCGGTGATACCCAGAGCATCCCGCCGACCGTGGCCGGCGCCATCTTCCGGCTGGCGCAGGAGTCGGTGACGAACGCGCGCCGCCATGCCCGGGGCGTCTCCATCATCGACGTGGCCCTCGAGGTGGATGAGGGTGGAGTGCGACTGACGGTGACCAACGACGGTGAAGCGGCGCCGGCCGCGACGCCGGGCTACGGCATCACCGGAATGATGGAACGCACCTCACTGCTCGGCGGCACCTGCCACTCCGGCCGAGCGCCCGGCGGCGGTTGGGTTGTGACCGCAGTGCTCCCTCGTGTTGGATGGACCACATGA